The Mytilus galloprovincialis chromosome 2, xbMytGall1.hap1.1, whole genome shotgun sequence genome has a window encoding:
- the LOC143063969 gene encoding uncharacterized protein LOC143063969 — MSDHLIDGEFDDMVPVRDHKDEDMFSQSAQKDQDPESDIDMIEEEIKKKNERIIELELMLEEKEDWFNLKSQMVKKLEGELNHVHARHPERFTFDDKGTSLVPKSLEQTFKDLEREEREETFRTRYMPVYHREIEVFRKRGQYPNNVPYFNEISIATEFLKHKYLEAFGECFSFDYKKKTFPIKPDPSPHTHLRPSQSTCINQEGNRKFLVSGHLGEVELLPAVTEAWDLERFSDIPANQSLTGLDDIKVSFSIENLTRTKNSQYDEGCDWKYMRSINIAYELKLGRQVHFDENQMKKKNGKTLTKPGMITNKTVEKCWQDGNSSSAMWRTRIKLARPKSPRPSDDNNQRTC; from the exons ATGTCAGACCACTTGATTGATGGGGAGTTTGATGATATGGTACCAGTACGAGACCATAAGGACGAAGACATGTTTTCTCA GTCGGCACAGAAAGACCAAGATCCTGAGTCAGACATTGATATGATtgaagaagaaattaaaaaaaagaatgaaagaaTCATAGAATTGGAATTAATGCTAGAAGAAAAAGAAGATTGGTTCAATCTTAAGTCACAGATGGTAAAGAAGCTTGAGGGAGAGTTAAATCATGTGCATGCACGCCATCCGGAGCGTTTTACCTTTGACGACAAAGGGACAAGCTTAGTTCCCAAGTCATTGGAACAAACATTTAAAGATCTGGAGCGAGAAGAGAGAGAAGAAACATTCCGTACAAGGTACATGCCAGTTTATCATAGAGAAATCGAAGTATTCCGAAAACGAGGCCAATACCCAAATAATGTCCCGTATTTTAATGAAATTTCCATCGCAACggaatttttaaaacacaaatatttagaGGCATTTGGCGagtgtttttcttttgattacAAAAAGAAGACTTTTCCAATAAAACCAGATCCATCCCCTCATACACACCTGAGACCATCACAGTCAACATGTATTAATCAAGAGGGTAACAGAAAATTCTTGGTTTCCGGTCATCTTGGTGAGGTAGAGCTACTCCCAGCTGTCACAGAGGCATGGGATCTGGAAAGGTTTTCCGACATTCCTGCAAACCAGTCTTTAACCGGGTTGGATGATATAAAAGTTTCATTTTCAATAGAAAATCTAACCAGGACAAAAAATAGCCAATATGATGAAGGTTGCGACTGGAAATACATGAGATCGATAAACATTGCATATGAACTCAAACTTGGTAGGCAAGTCCATTTTGATGAGAATCAGATGAAAAAGAAGAATGGTAAAACACTTACAAAACCAGGAATGATAACAAACAAAACAGTTGAGAAATGCTGGCAAGATGGAAACAGTTCTTCTGCTATGTGGAGGACAAGAATAAAGCTTGCACGCCCAAAATCACCACGGCCATCTGATGATAACAATCAGAGAACATGCTAA
- the LOC143063970 gene encoding cyclic AMP-dependent transcription factor ATF-2-like isoform X1, whose amino-acid sequence MDDDKPFVCIEHGCGQRFTNEDHLSVHMRKHEMSLALNPGISLSSTGISPSRMGGLILDQTPTPTKFLKNCEEIGLFQELNKNPFEEAFKKALDCDGDQGVPGIPLPGPSGNDTELNTPVPHIPRSLSEVSPLTKIRRSTTEKLLLKPEPKTPDEDQEIIVTDKDVCFVTPFSRSQVVMSTTTLITAAHSTTQSPPKTTVAQLPISVMPVVQQSQCTMQIFLQLPNGTTVPVQIPASIPSVPVIQAAQQQAKSNVISQTSLLQSAPQQSTASPQKSQTSLTKQKLKQAIQQQTLPSPSSRSNTQIIQVSPDGSISSSSSFAANISHSSPLSMEQSYFSDTASSPDTVDSTQGTSFSSKRMRGDDDDDPMDGRRKKFLERNRAAAARCRMKRKNWIMNLEKRGSDLQQNNNKLQGEITSLRTEVAQLKTLLLAHKDCPVTHAMQKQGLQFVTESEVMDDTPINLKQENNTAVTSFTHILPDQSYSTLSTVASSSGERTITIPTIIGNTVEHKTIRIVPAVMSQDNLKPVRKK is encoded by the exons ATGGATGATGACAAACCATTCGTTTGTATTGAACATGGATGTGGTCAG AGGTTCACTAATGAAGACCATCTTTCAGTTCATATGAGAAAACATGAAATGTCACTGGCATTGAATCCTGGAATCAGTTTATCTTCTACTGGTATATCTCCCTCCAGAATGGGAGGGTTAATATTAG atCAAACACCGACTCCTACAAAGTTTCTGAAAAATTGTGAAGAGATTGGACTGTTCCAGGAATTAAACAAAAATCCATTTGAGGAAGCATTCAAAAAGGCACTCGATTGTGATGGGGACCAAGGTGTTCCT GGGATACCTTTACCAGGACCTTCTGGAAATGATACTGAATTGAACACCCCTGTACCACATATTCCAAGGTCATTGTCAGAGGTCAGCCCTTTAACAAAGATCAGACGTAGCACAACCGAGAAGCTTTTACTAAAACCTGAACCTAAAACACCAGACGAAGATCAAGAAATAATTGTGACAGACAAAGACGTCTGCTTTGTAACACCATTTTCAAGGTCACAGGTTGTCATGTCAACCACAACATTGATCACTGCTGCACATTCCACTACTCAGTCTCC ACCCAAAACCACAGTTGCCCAACTACCAATATCGGTGATGCCAGTTGTACAACAGTCCCAATGTACCATGCAGATCTTTTTACAGCTTCCAAATGGTACAACAGTCCCAGTTCAGATACCAGCATCCATTCCAAGCGTACCTGTGATCCAGGCTGCACAGCAGCAGGCAAAATCAAATGTGATTAGTCAGACGAGTCTTCTGCAATCTGCTCCACAACAGTCTACAGCATCTCCACAAAAATCTCAAACATCACTCACCAAACAG AAATTGAAACAAGCCATACAGCAACAGACATTACCATCACCAAGTTCACGATCAAACACACAGATAATACAAGTTTCACCCGATGGGTCCATTAGTAGTAGTTCATCTTTTGCGGCTAATATATCCCATAGTTCACCATTATCTATGGAACAGTCATATTTTTCTGATACTGCATCATCACCAGATACTGTGGATTCCACACAAGGAACCTCATT TTCAAGCAAAAGAATGAGAGGAGATGACGATGACGACCCAATGGATGGAAGACGAAAGAAATTCTTGGAAAGGAATAG AGCTGCAGCAGCAAGATGTCGTATGAAAAGGAAGAACTGGATAATGAACTTAGAGAAAAGGGGTTCAgatttacaacaaaacaacaacaaattgcAG GGGGAGATAACTTCTTTAAGAACAGAAGTAGCACAGCTGAAAACCTTATTGTTGGCTCACAAAGATTGTCCTGTCACACATGCCATGCAGAAACAAGGATTACAATTTG TGACAGAATCTGAAGTCATGGATGACACACCCATAAACCTTAAACAGGAAAACAATACTGCAGTAACATCATTTACTCACATTTTACCCGATCAATCTTATTCAACTTTATCAACCGTAGCTTCTTCCTCAGGGGAGCGAACTATAACCATACCTACCATCATAGGAAACACCGTGGAACATAAGACAATTAGAATAGTTCCTGCCGTTATGAGTCAAGACAATTTAAAACCAGTCAGGAAGAAATGA
- the LOC143063970 gene encoding cyclic AMP-dependent transcription factor ATF-2-like isoform X2 produces the protein MGGLILDQTPTPTKFLKNCEEIGLFQELNKNPFEEAFKKALDCDGDQGVPGIPLPGPSGNDTELNTPVPHIPRSLSEVSPLTKIRRSTTEKLLLKPEPKTPDEDQEIIVTDKDVCFVTPFSRSQVVMSTTTLITAAHSTTQSPPKTTVAQLPISVMPVVQQSQCTMQIFLQLPNGTTVPVQIPASIPSVPVIQAAQQQAKSNVISQTSLLQSAPQQSTASPQKSQTSLTKQKLKQAIQQQTLPSPSSRSNTQIIQVSPDGSISSSSSFAANISHSSPLSMEQSYFSDTASSPDTVDSTQGTSFSSKRMRGDDDDDPMDGRRKKFLERNRAAAARCRMKRKNWIMNLEKRGSDLQQNNNKLQGEITSLRTEVAQLKTLLLAHKDCPVTHAMQKQGLQFVTESEVMDDTPINLKQENNTAVTSFTHILPDQSYSTLSTVASSSGERTITIPTIIGNTVEHKTIRIVPAVMSQDNLKPVRKK, from the exons ATGGGAGGGTTAATATTAG atCAAACACCGACTCCTACAAAGTTTCTGAAAAATTGTGAAGAGATTGGACTGTTCCAGGAATTAAACAAAAATCCATTTGAGGAAGCATTCAAAAAGGCACTCGATTGTGATGGGGACCAAGGTGTTCCT GGGATACCTTTACCAGGACCTTCTGGAAATGATACTGAATTGAACACCCCTGTACCACATATTCCAAGGTCATTGTCAGAGGTCAGCCCTTTAACAAAGATCAGACGTAGCACAACCGAGAAGCTTTTACTAAAACCTGAACCTAAAACACCAGACGAAGATCAAGAAATAATTGTGACAGACAAAGACGTCTGCTTTGTAACACCATTTTCAAGGTCACAGGTTGTCATGTCAACCACAACATTGATCACTGCTGCACATTCCACTACTCAGTCTCC ACCCAAAACCACAGTTGCCCAACTACCAATATCGGTGATGCCAGTTGTACAACAGTCCCAATGTACCATGCAGATCTTTTTACAGCTTCCAAATGGTACAACAGTCCCAGTTCAGATACCAGCATCCATTCCAAGCGTACCTGTGATCCAGGCTGCACAGCAGCAGGCAAAATCAAATGTGATTAGTCAGACGAGTCTTCTGCAATCTGCTCCACAACAGTCTACAGCATCTCCACAAAAATCTCAAACATCACTCACCAAACAG AAATTGAAACAAGCCATACAGCAACAGACATTACCATCACCAAGTTCACGATCAAACACACAGATAATACAAGTTTCACCCGATGGGTCCATTAGTAGTAGTTCATCTTTTGCGGCTAATATATCCCATAGTTCACCATTATCTATGGAACAGTCATATTTTTCTGATACTGCATCATCACCAGATACTGTGGATTCCACACAAGGAACCTCATT TTCAAGCAAAAGAATGAGAGGAGATGACGATGACGACCCAATGGATGGAAGACGAAAGAAATTCTTGGAAAGGAATAG AGCTGCAGCAGCAAGATGTCGTATGAAAAGGAAGAACTGGATAATGAACTTAGAGAAAAGGGGTTCAgatttacaacaaaacaacaacaaattgcAG GGGGAGATAACTTCTTTAAGAACAGAAGTAGCACAGCTGAAAACCTTATTGTTGGCTCACAAAGATTGTCCTGTCACACATGCCATGCAGAAACAAGGATTACAATTTG TGACAGAATCTGAAGTCATGGATGACACACCCATAAACCTTAAACAGGAAAACAATACTGCAGTAACATCATTTACTCACATTTTACCCGATCAATCTTATTCAACTTTATCAACCGTAGCTTCTTCCTCAGGGGAGCGAACTATAACCATACCTACCATCATAGGAAACACCGTGGAACATAAGACAATTAGAATAGTTCCTGCCGTTATGAGTCAAGACAATTTAAAACCAGTCAGGAAGAAATGA